A single Kribbella aluminosa DNA region contains:
- a CDS encoding DUF2867 domain-containing protein: MPTTLHELDDLMPVVDEIDVKTARGDVTLREFTAGALGYSPLWVKGLFAARMAVAAVLRLETTGVPESRRLRPETVSFTPGEKDAFFTVMRGEEDHYLLLRVTDNHLIGYLAIITDDERPATFKVVTLVKFLRPAGRLYYNLVRPFHHVIVLGMCRAGQTWRAKR; this comes from the coding sequence ATGCCCACCACTCTGCACGAGCTCGACGACCTGATGCCGGTCGTGGACGAGATCGACGTGAAGACGGCGCGCGGCGACGTCACGCTGCGGGAGTTCACCGCGGGCGCGCTGGGCTACAGTCCCTTGTGGGTCAAGGGATTGTTCGCCGCCCGGATGGCCGTCGCCGCCGTACTCCGGCTGGAAACCACCGGCGTACCGGAATCGCGCCGGCTGCGGCCGGAAACGGTGAGTTTCACGCCCGGCGAGAAGGACGCGTTCTTCACCGTGATGCGTGGCGAGGAGGACCACTATCTGCTGCTCAGGGTGACGGACAACCACCTGATCGGGTACCTCGCGATCATCACCGACGACGAGCGGCCCGCGACCTTCAAGGTCGTCACGCTGGTGAAGTTCCTGCGCCCCGCCGGGCGGTTGTACTACAACCTGGTCCGGCCGTTCCACCACGTCATCGTCCTCGGTATGTGCCGAGCCGGCCAGACGTGGCGCGCGAAGCGGTGA
- a CDS encoding MFS transporter: MSNSSFLKQPKSVWAVAFACVIAFMGIGLVDPILKPIAEQLHASPSQVSLLFTSYMAVIGVAMLITGAVSSRIGAKRTLLIGLAIIVVFSALAGLSNSIGMIVAFRAGWGLGNALFIATALATIVNSASGSVAEAIILYEAALGVGIAAGPLVGGELGTISWRGPFFGVAVLMTIALAATAFLLPASPPQTRRTSIIEPLKALRHRSLATVAVTALLYNFGFFTLLAFTPFPLAMSARQIGLIFFGWGICLAFTSVFVAPRLQARFGTLPVAMTVLFLFAVDLAVMGVYAHHKPVLAIGVIVAGLFLGINNTLITEAVMGAAPVERGTASAAYSFVRFSGGAVAPWLAGKLGEQFNIQLPFYVGAFAVLLAVGVLATGWKPLSHLRVPASHSEVEAEALTVADA; encoded by the coding sequence GTGAGCAACTCGTCGTTTCTGAAGCAGCCCAAATCCGTCTGGGCGGTCGCGTTCGCCTGCGTGATCGCCTTCATGGGCATCGGCCTGGTGGACCCGATCCTCAAGCCGATCGCCGAACAGCTGCACGCGAGCCCGTCCCAGGTCTCACTGCTGTTCACCAGCTACATGGCGGTCATCGGCGTGGCGATGCTGATCACCGGCGCGGTCTCCAGCCGGATCGGCGCCAAGCGCACCCTGCTGATCGGCCTGGCCATCATCGTCGTGTTCAGCGCACTGGCCGGTCTGTCGAACTCGATCGGCATGATCGTCGCCTTCCGGGCCGGCTGGGGCCTCGGGAACGCACTGTTCATCGCGACCGCCCTCGCCACCATCGTGAACTCGGCGTCCGGCTCGGTCGCCGAGGCGATCATCCTGTACGAGGCCGCCCTCGGTGTCGGCATCGCCGCCGGCCCGCTGGTCGGCGGTGAACTCGGCACGATCTCCTGGCGCGGCCCGTTCTTCGGCGTCGCCGTACTGATGACGATCGCGCTCGCCGCGACCGCGTTCCTACTGCCCGCCTCGCCGCCGCAAACCCGTCGTACGTCGATCATCGAGCCGCTGAAGGCGCTCCGGCACCGGTCGCTCGCGACCGTGGCGGTCACCGCGCTGCTCTACAACTTCGGGTTCTTCACGCTCCTCGCGTTCACCCCGTTCCCGCTGGCCATGTCGGCGCGGCAGATCGGGCTGATCTTCTTCGGCTGGGGCATCTGCCTCGCGTTCACCTCGGTGTTCGTGGCGCCGCGGCTGCAGGCCAGGTTCGGGACGCTGCCGGTGGCGATGACGGTCCTGTTCCTGTTCGCCGTGGACCTCGCGGTGATGGGCGTGTACGCGCACCACAAGCCGGTGCTCGCGATCGGCGTGATCGTCGCGGGCCTGTTCCTCGGCATCAACAACACGCTGATCACCGAGGCCGTGATGGGTGCGGCTCCGGTCGAGCGCGGCACCGCCTCCGCGGCGTACTCCTTCGTCCGGTTCTCCGGCGGCGCGGTCGCCCCGTGGCTGGCCGGGAAGCTCGGCGAGCAGTTCAACATCCAGCTGCCCTTCTACGTCGGCGCCTTCGCGGTCCTGCTCGCGGTCGGCGTACTGGCCACCGGCTGGAAGCCGCTGTCACACCTGCGGGTGCCGGCCAGCCACTCCGAGGTCGAGGCCGAGGCGCTCACCGTCGCCGACGCCTGA
- a CDS encoding GH116 family glycosyl-hydrolase has translation MWPILRTYTGRNLRRIALPLGGIGTGTVSLGGRGNLRDWEIVNRPAKGFHPGTAFFAIRTSAPDGSVVTRAVEGPLDLSEYEGAHGSGAQNHGLPRFREATLATAYPFGRLSLRDADVPVDVDLEAFNPFVPTDVAASSWPVAVLRFAVTNRTADDLTVSLAGSVQNFIGRDGTYDVAAGNYNITASGEPGEVRAEGVLMRSRGVPDDAEQFGSVALGDLDGAEVSLRTGWADRTWGDSLLDFWDDFTTDGRLDERVSESETPVASVADRRTVAAGATERFTFMLAWHFPNRRGWESPEFVGNHYTTLYDDAWDALRQFAPQLDELERRTVGFVSAFLSSDLPDEVKEAALFNLSTLRTQTVFRTPDGRFFGWEGCSDHEGSCFGSCTHVWNYEQATPFLFGEIARSLREVEFAQATDENGLMSFRVGLPLATKARDWKVAAADGQLGCLVKLYRDWRLSGDDEMLRSLWPAARRALEFCWIPGGWDADRDGVMEGCQHNTMDVEYYGPNPQMQSWYLAALRACEELATYLGDSDFAVECRKLFESGRAWMDSELFNGEYYRHEIRPPASADAIAPGLRERAGAPDPTHPVLQLGDGCLVDQLVGQHLARITQLGTLLDESNVATTLRTIVRYNGLSGFTGHFNHMRSYVLGADESAVLMCSYPRGNRPERPFPYFTEVMTGFEHILAVGLISEGLVDEGLKVIADIRHRYDGERRNPYDEAECGHHYARAMASWGAVVQLTGFDYNAHTGALHFAPRLTGTENVFWSTGNAFGTFNTTTHELTTLEGTAHITSVTVD, from the coding sequence ATGTGGCCCATCCTGCGTACGTACACCGGACGTAACCTCCGCCGGATCGCTCTGCCGCTCGGCGGCATCGGCACCGGAACGGTCAGCCTCGGCGGCCGTGGCAACCTCCGCGACTGGGAGATCGTGAACCGGCCCGCGAAGGGCTTCCACCCTGGTACGGCGTTCTTCGCGATCCGTACGTCGGCGCCGGACGGGTCGGTGGTGACGCGCGCGGTGGAGGGGCCGCTGGATCTCAGCGAGTACGAGGGCGCGCACGGGAGCGGGGCGCAGAACCACGGGCTGCCGCGTTTCCGGGAGGCGACGCTCGCGACTGCCTATCCGTTCGGGCGGTTGTCGTTACGGGATGCCGACGTACCGGTGGACGTCGACCTGGAGGCGTTCAACCCGTTCGTCCCGACCGATGTGGCGGCGAGCTCGTGGCCGGTCGCGGTACTGCGGTTCGCGGTCACGAACCGTACTGCCGACGACCTGACCGTGTCGCTGGCCGGCTCGGTGCAGAACTTCATCGGTCGCGACGGCACCTACGACGTTGCTGCGGGCAACTACAACATCACCGCATCCGGCGAGCCCGGGGAGGTGCGAGCCGAGGGCGTGCTGATGCGCAGCCGCGGCGTCCCGGATGACGCGGAGCAGTTCGGCTCGGTGGCGCTCGGCGATCTCGACGGCGCCGAGGTCTCCCTTCGCACCGGATGGGCCGATCGGACCTGGGGCGACAGCCTGCTGGATTTCTGGGACGACTTCACCACGGACGGCCGGCTGGACGAGCGGGTGAGCGAGTCGGAGACTCCCGTCGCATCTGTCGCGGACCGCCGTACCGTGGCCGCCGGGGCGACCGAACGCTTCACGTTCATGCTCGCGTGGCACTTCCCGAACCGGCGCGGGTGGGAGAGCCCGGAGTTCGTCGGCAACCACTACACGACGCTGTACGACGACGCGTGGGACGCGCTACGGCAGTTCGCGCCGCAGCTGGACGAGCTGGAGCGCCGTACGGTCGGGTTCGTCAGCGCGTTCCTGTCGAGCGATCTGCCCGACGAGGTGAAGGAGGCGGCGCTGTTCAACCTCAGCACGTTGCGGACGCAGACCGTGTTCCGGACGCCGGACGGGCGGTTCTTCGGGTGGGAGGGCTGCTCGGACCACGAGGGCAGTTGCTTCGGCAGTTGTACGCACGTGTGGAACTACGAGCAGGCGACGCCGTTCCTGTTCGGGGAGATCGCGCGGTCGCTGCGGGAGGTCGAGTTCGCGCAGGCGACCGACGAGAACGGGCTGATGAGCTTCCGGGTCGGGCTGCCGCTCGCGACGAAGGCTCGCGACTGGAAGGTGGCGGCGGCGGACGGGCAGCTCGGGTGCCTGGTGAAGCTGTACCGGGACTGGCGGCTGAGCGGTGACGACGAGATGCTCCGGTCGCTGTGGCCGGCGGCGCGGCGGGCGCTCGAGTTCTGCTGGATCCCGGGCGGGTGGGACGCGGACCGCGACGGTGTGATGGAGGGCTGCCAGCACAACACGATGGACGTCGAGTACTACGGCCCGAACCCGCAGATGCAGTCGTGGTACCTGGCGGCGTTGCGCGCGTGCGAGGAGCTGGCGACGTACCTCGGGGACTCGGACTTCGCGGTTGAGTGCCGGAAGCTGTTCGAGAGCGGCCGCGCATGGATGGACTCGGAGCTGTTCAACGGCGAGTACTACCGGCACGAGATCCGGCCGCCGGCGTCCGCCGACGCCATCGCACCCGGTCTGCGCGAGCGGGCCGGTGCGCCGGATCCGACGCATCCCGTGCTGCAGCTGGGAGACGGCTGTCTCGTCGACCAGCTGGTCGGGCAGCACCTCGCCCGGATCACGCAGCTAGGGACGTTGCTCGACGAATCGAACGTCGCGACCACCCTTCGCACCATCGTTCGGTACAACGGGTTGTCCGGGTTCACCGGGCACTTCAACCACATGCGCAGCTACGTCCTCGGTGCCGACGAGTCCGCCGTACTGATGTGCAGCTACCCACGCGGAAACCGCCCGGAACGCCCGTTTCCGTACTTCACCGAGGTGATGACCGGCTTCGAGCACATCCTCGCCGTCGGCCTGATCTCCGAAGGCCTGGTCGACGAGGGTCTGAAGGTGATCGCCGACATTCGCCACCGGTACGACGGCGAACGCCGCAACCCGTACGACGAGGCCGAATGCGGCCACCACTACGCGCGCGCCATGGCGTCCTGGGGTGCGGTCGTCCAACTCACCGGCTTCGACTACAACGCCCACACCGGCGCCCTGCACTTCGCCCCCCGCCTAACCGGGACGGAAAACGTGTTCTGGTCCACGGGAAACGCTTTCGGCACCTTCAACACCACCACCCACGAACTGACAACCCTCGAAGGCACCGCACACATCACCTCGGTGACAGTCGACTGA
- a CDS encoding TetR/AcrR family transcriptional regulator: protein MVSRTEWLDAGLELLAAEGAPVVTIERLTGALGVTKGSYYHHFKGAAGYKTALLEYFELRYTTRLIDAVEGTDDAGAKLKHLLRLVLADPDSAALEIAVRAWALQDPDVRAAQERVDKARTAYLKKLCRGLQAQVDPDRFAQLLYLILIGAEQVVPPIGKRDVREIYDLVLRLID, encoded by the coding sequence ATGGTGAGCCGGACGGAGTGGTTGGACGCTGGACTGGAGTTGCTGGCTGCGGAGGGCGCGCCGGTGGTGACGATCGAGCGGCTGACTGGGGCGTTGGGCGTCACCAAGGGGTCGTACTACCACCACTTCAAAGGTGCTGCGGGGTACAAGACGGCCTTGCTGGAGTACTTCGAGCTGCGGTACACGACGCGGTTGATCGACGCCGTCGAGGGGACGGACGACGCGGGCGCGAAGCTGAAGCATCTGCTGCGGCTGGTGCTGGCCGATCCGGACAGTGCCGCGTTGGAGATCGCCGTGCGGGCGTGGGCGTTGCAGGATCCCGACGTGCGGGCCGCGCAGGAGCGGGTGGACAAGGCGCGGACGGCGTACCTGAAGAAGTTGTGTCGCGGGCTGCAGGCGCAGGTGGATCCGGACCGGTTCGCGCAACTGCTGTACCTGATCCTGATCGGCGCCGAGCAGGTCGTGCCGCCGATCGGCAAGCGAGACGTGCGGGAGATCTACGACCTGGTCCTGCGTCTCATCGACTGA
- a CDS encoding TetR/AcrR family transcriptional regulator, giving the protein MQVRQGADGRRRRGEQRRSELLTATLSVIERDGVAGVSHRAVAAEADVSLASITYHFPTLDALLVAALQSAAEDLAVELDGRGSELGARPADELARLIEHSVVRRRGRTLALYELYLYAARRPELRESARAWLEPLTEIARTFTADPEKARLLVAALDGLLMQALIGARKVDRRELAALLEVLR; this is encoded by the coding sequence GTGCAGGTCAGACAGGGTGCCGACGGCCGCCGCAGGCGCGGTGAGCAGCGCCGGAGCGAGCTGCTGACAGCAACCCTGTCCGTGATAGAACGCGACGGAGTCGCAGGTGTGAGTCATCGCGCGGTGGCCGCCGAGGCCGATGTCTCGCTCGCCTCGATCACCTACCACTTCCCGACCCTGGACGCCCTGCTGGTCGCGGCGCTGCAGTCGGCCGCGGAGGATCTCGCCGTCGAACTGGACGGCCGGGGGAGCGAGCTGGGAGCCCGCCCGGCCGACGAGCTGGCCCGGCTGATCGAGCACAGCGTCGTACGGCGGCGTGGCCGGACGCTGGCGCTCTACGAGCTGTACCTGTACGCGGCGCGGCGGCCCGAGCTGCGGGAGTCGGCGCGCGCGTGGCTGGAACCGTTGACCGAGATCGCGCGGACGTTCACGGCCGATCCGGAGAAGGCCCGCCTGCTGGTCGCGGCACTGGACGGCCTGCTGATGCAGGCGCTGATCGGCGCGCGGAAGGTCGACCGGCGAGAGCTCGCGGCCCTGCTCGAGGTGCTGAGGTAG
- a CDS encoding MarR family winged helix-turn-helix transcriptional regulator, translating to MIATDLTRLGEEMVVASTRLSRLATRNVNTLPHAAMRVLGRLDELGQARISELAKADRTSQPTMSNLVQRLEEQGSVLRTPDPADSRASLISLTAAGLAELRSARRQAGEALSAHLRQLPATDLATLEAAVAVIHKLLTLEPLEDTPR from the coding sequence GTGATCGCAACTGACCTGACTCGGCTCGGCGAGGAGATGGTGGTGGCCTCGACGCGGTTGTCGCGGCTGGCCACCCGGAACGTGAACACGCTGCCGCACGCCGCGATGCGGGTGCTGGGGCGGCTCGACGAGCTCGGGCAGGCTCGGATCAGTGAGTTGGCGAAGGCGGATCGTACGTCGCAGCCGACCATGTCCAACCTGGTGCAGCGGCTCGAGGAACAGGGGTCGGTGTTGCGTACGCCGGACCCGGCCGACTCCCGGGCGAGCCTGATCAGCCTCACCGCCGCGGGTCTCGCCGAACTGCGCAGCGCCCGCCGGCAGGCCGGTGAGGCGCTCTCGGCGCATCTGCGTCAGCTGCCCGCGACCGACCTCGCCACCCTCGAGGCCGCCGTCGCCGTCATCCACAAACTTCTCACCCTTGAACCGTTGGAGGACACACCCCGGTGA
- a CDS encoding carbohydrate ABC transporter permease, giving the protein MRYWTTRRRDVLTGYLFIAPQLIGVVLFVLIPVGLAIWYSLNKWNVFTGKQVFVGADHYAALAADPQLPSVLLATVVFSGGVVVLNITLGLLIAVLLNRRFRGATFFRTLFFSPVVVSVVAWTLVWGFLLQDNGGINGLLRAIGLAAPNWLQHGDTAMLSVVVSQVVRSVGVNMVLFLAALQGVPSELYEAARIDGARSRSMFTRITLPLISPTVLLTAIITVVGALQSFAQIAVLTGGGPGLSTTVLVYYVFQQAFEFNDIGYGSTLALMLLSFVMVLTLLQWQLRRKWVFHEQ; this is encoded by the coding sequence ATGCGTTACTGGACCACGCGCCGGCGGGATGTGCTGACCGGATACCTGTTCATCGCGCCACAGCTCATCGGCGTCGTGCTGTTCGTGCTGATCCCGGTCGGGTTGGCGATCTGGTACAGCCTGAACAAGTGGAACGTCTTCACCGGCAAGCAGGTCTTCGTCGGTGCTGACCACTACGCCGCGCTGGCCGCCGACCCGCAGTTGCCGTCGGTCCTGCTGGCGACGGTCGTCTTCTCCGGCGGCGTCGTGGTCCTGAACATCACGCTCGGGCTGCTGATCGCCGTACTGCTGAACCGGCGGTTCCGCGGCGCGACGTTCTTCCGCACCTTGTTCTTCTCGCCGGTCGTGGTGTCGGTCGTGGCCTGGACGCTGGTCTGGGGCTTCCTGTTGCAGGACAACGGCGGCATCAACGGCCTGCTCCGAGCGATCGGCCTCGCCGCGCCGAACTGGCTGCAGCACGGCGACACCGCGATGCTGTCGGTGGTCGTCAGCCAGGTGGTCCGCAGTGTCGGCGTGAACATGGTGCTGTTCCTGGCGGCGTTGCAGGGCGTGCCGTCGGAGCTGTACGAGGCCGCCAGGATCGACGGCGCGCGCAGCCGGTCGATGTTCACCCGGATCACGCTGCCGCTGATCTCGCCGACGGTGCTGCTGACCGCGATCATCACCGTCGTCGGGGCGCTGCAGTCGTTCGCGCAGATCGCCGTACTCACGGGCGGCGGGCCGGGGCTGAGCACCACGGTGCTCGTGTACTACGTGTTCCAGCAGGCCTTCGAGTTCAACGACATCGGCTACGGCTCGACGCTCGCGCTGATGCTCCTGAGCTTCGTCATGGTGCTGACGCTGCTGCAATGGCAGCTGCGCCGGAAATGGGTGTTCCATGAACAGTAG
- a CDS encoding ABC transporter permease — protein MLRLSVGALRTRWQLFAGAVVAVALGVGLVQSDLQLLAATDHPVLPAALSAYQRAQVREGYVGAATLLGMSVMLAVFLSVFIVSTTFGFMTVQRRREFGLLRLVGAQRGYLCVMVVVEAALLGAVGSVLGVPLGALATWAQSWLLVELGMLPSWFDAPWDQGAVWAAMIVGICTALAGVLAAAWRASRIRPLEAVVEGRSALRVMTGWRWFWGLSAAFCTILLVIVAQAARDLVAGLLIGLVVMISGSVALSQLSPVVVPLIGRLPAVVVRGNLIADLARAGVLHAVRRSAATAAPLIVLVGLVVGMWGTFGSLAKAVGVEQQRLITADVVLDHPVAPGPGIAAASVQTAVPIVVTRGRKTVYSEAIGIDPAAYRATHKLRPRKGSLDRLTGNTIAIGPGMAVEGYKLGSTLKVALGNKWTTVRVVAIMPETLDVSENFFIPRTLLPAGGRTETLVKLAPGGTLDGQPVKKWAAARGEAQQRSNADLFAALMGLAGIFTAVAVVNAVVMSTADRRQEFTLSRLAGLTRGQVVAVAVVESATVVVVGVLLGSLVAAAALAGIAAGPYGLAALAIPWRLLGLIFGAALVVVGGTAALTASRATSGRLGTYRGR, from the coding sequence ATGCTGAGGTTGTCTGTCGGAGCGCTACGCACCAGGTGGCAGCTGTTCGCGGGTGCGGTGGTGGCCGTTGCGCTCGGGGTCGGCCTGGTGCAGTCGGATCTGCAGTTGCTCGCGGCCACCGATCACCCGGTACTTCCGGCCGCGCTGTCGGCGTACCAGCGGGCACAGGTCCGCGAGGGGTACGTCGGCGCCGCGACACTGCTCGGAATGTCGGTCATGCTCGCCGTTTTCCTGAGTGTGTTCATCGTCAGTACGACGTTCGGGTTCATGACCGTGCAGCGGCGGCGTGAGTTCGGGCTGCTCCGGCTGGTCGGGGCGCAGCGCGGCTACCTGTGCGTGATGGTGGTGGTCGAGGCCGCGCTGCTCGGGGCGGTCGGCAGCGTGCTCGGCGTACCGCTCGGAGCGCTGGCGACCTGGGCACAGTCGTGGCTGCTGGTCGAGCTGGGGATGCTGCCGTCCTGGTTCGACGCGCCGTGGGACCAGGGTGCGGTGTGGGCCGCGATGATCGTCGGCATCTGTACGGCGTTGGCCGGCGTACTCGCCGCCGCCTGGCGGGCGTCGCGGATCAGACCGCTGGAGGCCGTCGTCGAGGGACGGTCGGCGCTCCGGGTGATGACGGGATGGCGGTGGTTCTGGGGCCTGTCGGCCGCGTTCTGCACGATACTGCTGGTGATCGTGGCGCAGGCGGCGCGGGATCTGGTCGCCGGGTTGTTGATCGGGCTGGTCGTGATGATCAGCGGGTCCGTCGCGTTGAGCCAGCTGAGCCCGGTCGTCGTACCGCTGATCGGCCGGCTCCCCGCGGTCGTTGTCCGCGGCAACTTGATCGCCGACCTCGCGCGGGCCGGCGTCCTGCACGCGGTACGCCGGAGTGCGGCGACCGCGGCGCCGTTGATCGTGCTGGTCGGCCTGGTGGTCGGGATGTGGGGCACGTTCGGGTCGCTGGCGAAGGCGGTCGGCGTCGAGCAGCAACGGCTGATCACCGCCGACGTCGTCCTCGACCACCCGGTCGCTCCCGGTCCGGGGATCGCGGCCGCGTCGGTGCAGACCGCCGTACCGATCGTCGTGACGCGCGGACGGAAAACGGTGTACTCCGAGGCGATCGGGATCGATCCGGCGGCGTACCGGGCGACGCACAAGCTGCGCCCGCGCAAGGGTTCGCTGGATCGACTGACCGGGAACACGATTGCGATCGGGCCGGGAATGGCGGTCGAGGGGTACAAGCTCGGGTCCACGCTCAAGGTTGCGCTCGGCAACAAATGGACGACCGTCCGGGTGGTGGCGATCATGCCGGAAACGCTTGACGTCAGCGAGAACTTCTTCATTCCGCGGACGCTGCTGCCGGCCGGTGGGCGGACCGAGACGCTGGTGAAGCTCGCACCCGGCGGGACGTTGGACGGTCAGCCCGTGAAGAAGTGGGCGGCCGCCCGCGGGGAGGCGCAGCAGCGCAGCAACGCCGACCTCTTCGCCGCGTTGATGGGCCTGGCCGGGATCTTCACGGCGGTGGCGGTCGTCAACGCGGTCGTGATGTCGACGGCCGACCGGCGGCAGGAGTTCACCCTGTCGAGGTTGGCCGGGTTGACCCGCGGGCAGGTTGTCGCGGTCGCGGTCGTCGAATCGGCAACCGTTGTCGTGGTCGGCGTACTGCTCGGATCCTTGGTGGCGGCGGCCGCGCTGGCGGGTATCGCGGCCGGGCCTTACGGCCTTGCTGCGTTGGCGATTCCGTGGCGGCTGCTCGGGCTGATCTTCGGCGCGGCGCTGGTCGTGGTCGGCGGCACCGCGGCGCTCACCGCTTCGCGCGCCACGTCTGGCCGGCTCGGCACATACCGAGGACGATGA
- a CDS encoding ABC transporter substrate-binding protein: MITAKKLVGALALTAAAALTAACGASGTGSDGAKASDVKLRMTVWTSNAEQLKLFDAIGAAYRAEHPEVSSITFESLPFADYNTTLTTQIAGGNAPDLAWMGDLSRDLIASDALVGLTGKLKATAGWQYDDLVDSATKEFSRDGTLYAYPFSNSPFALYVNTDLLAKAGQKIDPKTLTWDQVAAAGAAVHAKTGKAGLVIRDFDYKAWNMLATVWTGFGASAWSQDGKTCTFGSPEMQRAFTFLHDAAFKTGAMPGPGTKADFFAGDAAFTVAQVSRASLLTGSFKFGLYPLPAGPSGRYAVLGQAGVGVLAAGKHQEQATDFLAYLTNPANAAKLAQFFPPPRKSLLTGTKLAANNKKLSAAQLQEVVVGQLPDAVTLPNHTSPAEIAQKGKTALDAMWKPDADIPAVLNSVCAAIEPILAK, from the coding sequence ATGATCACTGCAAAGAAGCTGGTCGGCGCGCTCGCGCTGACGGCCGCGGCCGCGCTGACGGCCGCGTGCGGCGCATCCGGCACCGGGTCGGACGGCGCCAAGGCCTCCGACGTCAAGCTGCGGATGACGGTCTGGACCTCGAACGCGGAGCAGCTCAAGCTGTTCGACGCGATCGGCGCCGCCTACCGGGCCGAGCACCCCGAGGTCTCGTCGATCACGTTCGAGAGCCTGCCGTTCGCGGACTACAACACCACCCTGACCACTCAGATCGCCGGCGGCAACGCGCCCGACCTGGCCTGGATGGGTGACCTGTCGCGGGACCTGATCGCCTCCGACGCGCTGGTCGGGCTGACCGGCAAGCTGAAGGCGACCGCCGGCTGGCAGTACGACGACCTGGTGGACAGCGCGACCAAGGAGTTCAGTCGCGACGGCACTCTGTACGCCTATCCGTTCTCGAACTCGCCGTTCGCGCTGTATGTGAACACCGACCTGCTGGCCAAGGCCGGGCAGAAGATCGATCCCAAGACACTGACGTGGGACCAGGTCGCCGCCGCGGGTGCCGCTGTGCACGCCAAGACCGGCAAGGCGGGGCTCGTGATCCGGGACTTCGACTACAAGGCGTGGAACATGCTGGCCACGGTCTGGACCGGCTTCGGTGCGTCGGCGTGGAGCCAGGACGGGAAGACGTGCACGTTCGGCAGCCCGGAGATGCAACGGGCGTTCACGTTCCTGCACGACGCCGCGTTCAAGACGGGCGCGATGCCTGGTCCCGGTACGAAGGCGGACTTCTTCGCCGGTGACGCGGCGTTCACCGTCGCCCAGGTGTCGCGGGCGTCGCTGCTCACCGGCTCCTTCAAGTTCGGCCTGTACCCGCTTCCGGCCGGACCGTCCGGCCGGTACGCCGTACTCGGCCAGGCCGGCGTCGGTGTCCTTGCCGCCGGCAAGCACCAGGAACAGGCTACGGACTTCCTCGCCTACCTGACGAATCCGGCGAACGCGGCGAAGCTGGCCCAGTTCTTCCCGCCGCCGCGGAAGTCGCTGCTCACCGGCACGAAGCTTGCCGCGAACAACAAGAAGTTGTCCGCCGCCCAGCTGCAGGAGGTCGTGGTCGGCCAACTGCCGGACGCCGTCACCCTGCCGAACCACACGAGCCCGGCCGAGATTGCCCAGAAGGGCAAGACCGCCCTGGACGCGATGTGGAAGCCCGACGCCGACATCCCCGCCGTGCTGAACTCGGTCTGCGCAGCGATCGAACCGATCCTGGCCAAGTGA
- a CDS encoding carbohydrate ABC transporter permease, which produces MNSRASFVRRALLVTALAVLAIPFAVPTLWMVAASVKPLPEIFKSPPSLWTDHPTLAAYGEAFTFQPFARQYVNSVYIAVLVTLITLLVSSLAGYAFARIRFPGANALFLVVLTGLLVPSEVTIVPLFQVFKRAGMINTHWPLILVTALAAPCVLATFIMRQFFIALPMELEEAGRLDGLGRPGIWWRICLPLARPALSAVAILTFLASWNLYLEPTVYLTSPDLFTLPQALTRFTDPYGGEMWNTQLAAATMTVLPVLLVFVIAQRQFVEGLAHSGLK; this is translated from the coding sequence ATGAACAGTAGAGCCTCGTTCGTCCGGCGGGCGCTCCTGGTGACAGCGCTCGCCGTACTGGCGATTCCGTTCGCCGTGCCGACGCTCTGGATGGTCGCCGCATCGGTCAAACCGTTGCCCGAGATCTTCAAGTCCCCGCCGTCGCTGTGGACCGATCACCCGACTCTGGCGGCGTACGGCGAGGCCTTCACCTTCCAGCCGTTCGCCCGGCAGTACGTGAACAGCGTCTACATCGCCGTACTGGTCACGTTGATCACGCTGCTGGTGTCGAGCCTGGCCGGCTACGCGTTCGCCCGGATCCGGTTTCCGGGCGCGAATGCCCTCTTCCTGGTGGTGCTGACCGGGCTACTGGTGCCGAGCGAGGTCACGATCGTCCCGCTGTTCCAGGTCTTCAAGCGGGCCGGGATGATCAACACCCACTGGCCGCTGATCCTGGTCACCGCGCTGGCGGCGCCCTGCGTGCTGGCAACCTTCATCATGCGGCAGTTCTTCATCGCGCTGCCGATGGAGCTCGAGGAAGCGGGCCGGCTGGACGGGTTGGGCCGCCCCGGGATCTGGTGGCGGATCTGTCTGCCGCTCGCCCGGCCGGCGTTGTCCGCGGTCGCGATCCTGACCTTCCTCGCGTCCTGGAACCTCTATCTGGAACCCACCGTGTACCTCACCTCACCGGACCTGTTCACGTTGCCGCAGGCGCTCACCCGCTTCACCGATCCGTACGGCGGTGAGATGTGGAACACCCAGCTCGCCGCGGCCACCATGACAGTTCTGCCGGTGCTGCTCGTCTTCGTGATCGCGCAGCGCCAGTTCGTCGAGGGCCTGGCGCACTCGGGTCTCAAATGA